In Halovivax gelatinilyticus, the following are encoded in one genomic region:
- a CDS encoding GNAT family N-acetyltransferase: protein MTTVGERTDETPRSDESKPPRSDESDPYQIRPFRDGDADGYRQLYEDVFDDEASRDWFAWKYRENPFADHVPIFVATADGEVVGARSFFALPLRVGDRTIRSLQPCDTMVAPDHRRRGIFTRLTERALATYRADETRLCFNFPNAKTLPGNLKLGWRVVSPQPVWYRIQDPRALARTVSDRRSVRLGAALGAPVLAGYTKTRATLGRLGRGYVTVERHESVPAERLAALSDRTDRSGIRVPRTERFLEWRYRNPRWAYRTYFLRSNGRDAAAMVVGTRDESELTKTKLLDVLAPPSNRTDAAARFIPDVLDDCRESTLVASLADSVPPDALARYGFLPDDRLPLDRLTATTTLVARPLEDDGWTVDGVPIDDPSSWTLSFADQDRN, encoded by the coding sequence ATGACGACCGTCGGCGAGCGGACGGACGAGACGCCCCGGTCGGACGAATCCAAGCCGCCCCGGTCGGACGAATCCGATCCGTACCAAATACGCCCGTTTCGTGACGGGGACGCGGACGGCTACCGCCAGCTGTACGAGGACGTGTTCGACGACGAAGCGTCCCGGGACTGGTTCGCCTGGAAGTACCGGGAGAACCCCTTCGCAGACCACGTTCCGATTTTCGTCGCGACGGCCGACGGCGAGGTGGTTGGTGCGCGCTCGTTCTTCGCTCTCCCGTTGCGCGTCGGCGACCGAACGATCCGGTCGCTCCAGCCCTGCGACACGATGGTGGCGCCCGACCACCGTCGTCGCGGGATCTTCACCCGCCTGACCGAACGAGCGCTCGCGACGTACCGGGCGGACGAGACGCGACTGTGTTTCAACTTTCCGAACGCGAAGACGCTCCCCGGCAACCTGAAACTCGGCTGGCGGGTGGTCTCGCCCCAGCCCGTCTGGTACCGAATCCAGGATCCGCGGGCGCTCGCCCGCACCGTGAGTGACCGCCGATCGGTGCGTCTCGGCGCGGCCCTAGGCGCGCCGGTGCTCGCGGGCTACACGAAAACGAGGGCGACACTCGGCCGGCTGGGCCGCGGATACGTCACCGTCGAACGCCACGAGTCGGTCCCGGCCGAGCGACTCGCCGCCCTCTCCGATCGAACCGACCGATCCGGCATCCGCGTCCCGCGAACTGAACGATTTCTCGAGTGGCGCTATCGCAACCCTCGCTGGGCGTACCGAACCTACTTCCTCCGGTCGAACGGTCGCGACGCGGCGGCGATGGTGGTCGGAACCCGCGACGAATCCGAACTCACCAAGACGAAACTCCTCGACGTTCTCGCCCCGCCGTCGAACCGCACCGACGCGGCCGCCCGCTTCATTCCCGACGTTCTCGACGACTGTCGCGAATCGACCCTCGTCGCCTCGCTCGCCGATTCCGTCCCCCCGGATGCGCTGGCGCGCTACGGCTTCCTGCCGGACGACCGACTCCCGCTCGATCGCCTCACGGCCACCACGACGCTCGTCGCGCGTCCGCTCGAAGACGACGGGTGGACCGTAGACGGCGTTCCCATCGACGACCCCTCGTCGTGGACGCTCTCGTTCGCCGACCAGGACCGAAACTGA
- a CDS encoding polysaccharide deacetylase family protein gives MRESGSNRTVSPFGRLPNPVERESAEQVALGRRSDRDGTNATGSPGETIERPLEDEPSLPPDACWDWSPLPDDAAFALCLTHDVDRPYKGIRSLYYGLAERSGYHLKTLVSGENPYWQFEEIADLEAELGVRSAFYFLNEQHLLSERPVRDWLSPTNWVQHLGRYDPASSDVAEAIRSLAEGGWEVGLHGSYHSALDRDRLAHEVDVLESILEEMDAEEATDAETDGHSADEGTGSRSADVDIDGRSVDEGIDGLSADIDSAVVGGRQHYLRCSIPETWRHHREIGLRYDASLGSGTRCGFHNGYRPIRPFGDDFRVFPLTIMEQALPDPDRKPEAARMTCEELLLEAAANEAVMTVLWHPRYFNEREFPGHRWLYRWLVERAQELGAWVGTPSALLSAFDEVDETEATPIDGGDPALVDNAIRGPKGREPRIGER, from the coding sequence ATGCGTGAGTCAGGTTCGAACCGCACAGTGTCCCCGTTCGGCCGACTGCCGAACCCGGTCGAGCGCGAGTCGGCAGAACAGGTCGCGCTCGGCCGTCGATCGGATCGAGACGGGACGAACGCCACCGGTTCGCCGGGAGAGACGATCGAGCGGCCGCTCGAAGACGAACCCAGTCTCCCGCCGGACGCGTGCTGGGACTGGTCGCCGTTACCCGACGACGCCGCGTTCGCGCTGTGTCTCACCCACGACGTCGACCGGCCGTACAAGGGAATTCGCTCGCTGTACTACGGTCTGGCGGAGCGCTCTGGCTACCACCTGAAGACGCTGGTATCGGGAGAAAACCCCTACTGGCAGTTCGAGGAGATCGCCGACCTCGAAGCCGAACTCGGGGTTCGCTCCGCGTTTTACTTCCTCAACGAGCAGCACCTGCTTTCGGAACGACCGGTTCGCGACTGGCTCTCACCGACGAACTGGGTTCAACACCTCGGCCGGTACGATCCGGCGAGTTCGGACGTCGCCGAGGCGATTCGGTCGCTGGCCGAAGGCGGGTGGGAGGTCGGTCTTCACGGCTCGTACCACTCCGCACTGGACCGGGACCGCCTCGCCCACGAGGTGGACGTGCTCGAATCGATCCTCGAAGAGATGGATGCCGAAGAGGCGACGGACGCCGAGACCGACGGCCACTCGGCGGACGAAGGTACCGGCAGTCGGTCGGCGGACGTCGATATCGATGGTCGATCGGTGGACGAAGGTATCGACGGCCTGTCGGCGGACATCGATTCCGCGGTCGTCGGCGGCCGTCAGCACTACCTCCGGTGTTCGATCCCCGAGACGTGGCGCCATCACCGGGAGATCGGGCTGCGATACGACGCCAGCCTCGGCTCCGGCACCCGGTGTGGTTTTCACAACGGCTACCGGCCGATCAGGCCGTTCGGCGACGACTTTCGCGTCTTCCCGCTCACGATCATGGAGCAGGCGCTGCCCGATCCGGACCGAAAGCCCGAGGCGGCCCGGATGACCTGCGAGGAACTCCTGCTCGAAGCGGCTGCGAACGAGGCCGTCATGACCGTACTCTGGCACCCCCGGTACTTCAACGAGCGCGAGTTTCCGGGCCACCGGTGGCTCTACCGCTGGCTCGTCGAACGCGCTCAGGAACTGGGCGCCTGGGTCGGTACGCCGAGTGCGCTGCTTTCTGCGTTCGACGAGGTGGACGAGACCGAAGCGACGCCGATCGACGGCGGCGATCCGGCGTTGGTGGATAACGCGATTCGAGGCCCGAAGGGCCGAGAACCGCGTATTGGCGAACGGTGA
- the wecB gene encoding non-hydrolyzing UDP-N-acetylglucosamine 2-epimerase produces the protein MSRTGDGSNEAVRTSSEPPQILTVVGARPQFVKAAAVSRALSGRIEETIVHTGQHYDPELSAVFFDELDLAEPDYNLDVGSDTHAAQTAAVMVEVERLIDEERPDAVLVYGDTNSTLAAALAAAKRPTTLVHVEAGLRSGDRRMPEEINRIGTDHLADVCYAPSEDAVTNLSGEGITESVVQTGDVMYDTLLAVHDRLSSGLIEPADELAGPNGSIDPANLPESFVLATVHRAGNTDEPARLRSIVEGLVRLDRPVVLPAHPRTVDALRRDGLWERATNELMIVDPVGYRTFLWLLTRAECVATDSGGVQKEAFYLDTPCVTLRETTEWVETVEAGWNTLVGADECRIVSAIEAASDPPEKPALYGGGTAAERIVDDLESRVRTDA, from the coding sequence GTGAGTCGGACGGGCGACGGATCGAACGAGGCCGTCCGCACGTCTTCGGAGCCACCACAGATCCTCACGGTCGTCGGGGCGCGCCCGCAATTCGTCAAGGCGGCGGCCGTCTCCAGGGCGCTCAGCGGTCGAATCGAGGAGACGATCGTTCACACCGGTCAGCACTACGATCCCGAGCTCTCGGCCGTGTTCTTCGACGAACTCGATCTCGCCGAGCCCGACTACAACTTAGACGTCGGCTCGGACACGCACGCCGCCCAGACGGCGGCCGTCATGGTCGAGGTCGAACGATTGATCGACGAGGAGCGCCCGGACGCCGTCCTGGTCTACGGCGATACGAACTCCACGCTGGCGGCCGCGCTCGCGGCGGCGAAGCGACCGACGACGCTTGTCCACGTCGAAGCGGGGTTGCGCTCGGGCGACCGACGGATGCCCGAGGAGATCAATCGGATCGGGACGGACCACCTGGCCGACGTCTGCTACGCGCCGAGCGAGGACGCCGTTACGAATCTATCAGGCGAGGGGATCACCGAATCCGTCGTCCAGACCGGGGACGTGATGTACGACACGTTGTTGGCCGTCCACGACCGGCTGTCCTCGGGACTGATCGAACCGGCCGACGAACTCGCCGGTCCGAACGGGTCGATCGATCCCGCGAACCTGCCCGAATCGTTCGTGCTGGCGACGGTCCACCGCGCGGGAAACACGGACGAGCCGGCGCGACTGCGCTCGATCGTCGAGGGGCTCGTCCGGCTAGATCGACCGGTCGTCCTTCCCGCCCACCCGCGTACCGTCGACGCGCTGCGTCGGGACGGCCTGTGGGAGCGGGCGACGAATGAATTGATGATCGTCGATCCGGTCGGCTACCGGACGTTCCTCTGGTTACTCACGCGAGCCGAGTGCGTCGCGACGGACTCGGGCGGCGTCCAGAAGGAGGCGTTCTACCTCGATACGCCCTGCGTCACCCTCCGCGAGACGACCGAGTGGGTCGAGACCGTCGAAGCGGGCTGGAACACGCTCGTCGGCGCGGACGAGTGCCGGATCGTCTCGGCCATCGAAGCGGCGAGCGATCCGCCCGAAAAACCGGCGCTGTACGGGGGTGGGACGGCCGCCGAGCGCATCGTCGACGACCTCGAATCGCGGGTGAGAACGGATGCGTGA
- a CDS encoding glycosyltransferase family 2 protein has translation MYDGQTVGVVIPAYNESGFVGDVIETLPAIVDRAYVVDDCSTDDTWSEIEAAVVTVNERSTGGAIDGSPPSGDAVGRLVGATEDTTVSTGDSRWSRDDETDREFETAHPTRRAWRLSTDGGRVRPDDAGAKGVSRPDTTEAVETPNAAVESDSAVPGVPRGGAGAEDAPQAIAVRHDRNRGVGGAIKTGYQLALADGIDVVAVMNGDGQMDPAHLAQIVEPVTDGRAAYAKGNRLSSSTHRESMPTWRLFGNGLLTGLTRCVSGYWGMSDPQNGYTAISREALEAIEIDRLYEGYGFCNDVLVHLNVAGFRIEDVPMAARYGDEQSHIRYSRFVPSLSWLLVRRAAWRYGRQYVATGPHPLAVALIVGVLAGVSGLVGLSVGLVTAGFGSGIVVQSLLIGVLGAAMLALAIAGDRWCSEPFGPDPRPPIGGERT, from the coding sequence ATGTACGATGGCCAGACAGTTGGCGTCGTGATCCCCGCGTACAACGAGTCGGGATTCGTCGGGGACGTAATCGAAACCCTCCCCGCGATCGTCGATCGAGCCTACGTCGTCGACGACTGCTCGACCGACGACACCTGGTCGGAGATCGAAGCCGCCGTGGTGACGGTCAACGAGCGATCGACCGGGGGCGCGATCGACGGCTCACCGCCGAGCGGCGATGCGGTCGGGAGATTGGTCGGAGCAACTGAAGACACGACGGTATCGACCGGCGATTCGAGATGGAGTCGAGACGACGAGACGGACAGGGAATTCGAGACGGCGCATCCGACCCGGCGTGCGTGGCGCCTCTCGACCGATGGCGGCCGAGTTCGACCGGACGACGCCGGAGCGAAAGGCGTGAGCCGCCCCGACACGACCGAAGCGGTCGAGACACCGAATGCGGCTGTCGAGTCGGATTCAGCCGTCCCGGGTGTCCCGCGCGGCGGAGCAGGCGCGGAGGACGCTCCGCAGGCCATCGCCGTCCGTCACGATCGAAACCGCGGCGTCGGCGGCGCGATCAAGACCGGCTATCAGCTCGCGCTCGCCGACGGCATCGACGTCGTCGCCGTCATGAACGGAGACGGCCAGATGGATCCGGCCCACCTGGCACAGATCGTCGAACCCGTCACGGACGGGCGGGCGGCGTACGCGAAGGGGAATCGGCTCTCGAGTTCGACCCACCGCGAGTCGATGCCAACCTGGCGACTGTTCGGAAACGGACTACTGACGGGACTCACCCGCTGTGTCAGCGGCTACTGGGGGATGAGCGATCCGCAGAACGGCTACACGGCGATCTCCAGAGAGGCGTTAGAAGCGATCGAGATCGACCGCCTCTACGAGGGCTACGGCTTCTGTAACGACGTCCTCGTACACCTGAACGTCGCCGGATTCCGCATCGAGGACGTACCGATGGCCGCCCGTTACGGCGACGAGCAGAGTCACATTCGGTACTCGCGGTTCGTTCCGTCGCTCTCGTGGCTGCTCGTCCGCCGGGCCGCCTGGCGGTACGGCCGGCAGTACGTCGCTACGGGCCCCCATCCGCTCGCGGTCGCGTTGATCGTCGGCGTCCTCGCCGGTGTTTCTGGGCTGGTCGGACTCAGCGTTGGCCTCGTGACCGCTGGGTTCGGCTCTGGTATCGTCGTCCAGTCGCTCCTCATCGGGGTCCTCGGAGCCGCCATGCTCGCGCTCGCGATCGCCGGCGATCGGTGGTGTAGCGAACCGTTCGGTCCCGATCCCAGACCCCCGATCGGAGGTGAACGAACGTGA
- a CDS encoding heavy metal translocating P-type ATPase: MTEGDPSHSATCSYCGESTPRPDSDGWCSTGCRRLRSAFDPVPDRRASEPAGVDEALSRTFVRVDGMHSAHCERYLERVATAHDAVVDASASYVTETVRVDHDPDRLSPDALADRLSRLGYTAYRRDGSDEPAGERSTRSVGDRGDGESDRRDEPVARADDTESPYRSREMAGHRKRRHDDSLAVRYVVGVVFGSFLLVPYVAIFYPVYLAELVSWGPLALYEDAFESLDSIVLPLFLVLTGAVIYLTGAPLVRGAVVAIRLRRPNAQLLAVLPVAAAYVYATMAVLGGRNDVYFDFAIVTATLVMGAIFWEANVKRDAYARLTDLTRSTVDAARRYEDDGSTDVVAVERLNPGDRILVRQGERIPVDGTLADGTCTVEEAIVTGESLPRRRSAGDAVIGGSAVTGGAAVVSVGDRTTSRLDRLTRTVWNLQSARHGATVRADAVAERVLAIVVVAAVVVAAASLFFGADALDAARASLLTVLVASPWAIAFATPVAVATTIREAAEAGIVVFDETVFDRLRAVDTVVFDKTGTLTTGEMTVVDAWGPASALTAAAALERRAAHPAGEAIADAFSPDGDGGVDGRTASTDGGAVSDDADRAPTIEAYEAHATGVGGVVDGRHTLVGHPTLFDERRWTVDGDLAERVDSIRGDGLLPVVVGRDGAVEGVIAVGDRPREAWAATIDALSDREVIVLTGDDERATDFLAHHDAVDRIFAGVSPAAKTETIRRLSAEGCVAMVGDGTNDAPALAASDLSISLGGASALAADAADLALANDDLRGVDRAFSLAETARRRRRGALALAFVYPAIAVPAAVVGAVNPLVTTAAIVATATAIVVHSSRSGR; encoded by the coding sequence GTGACCGAGGGCGATCCGTCCCACTCGGCGACCTGTTCGTACTGCGGGGAGTCGACTCCCCGACCCGACAGCGACGGCTGGTGTTCGACGGGCTGTCGACGCCTCCGGTCTGCGTTCGATCCGGTCCCAGATCGCCGCGCATCCGAACCGGCGGGAGTGGACGAAGCGCTCTCGCGAACCTTCGTCCGAGTCGACGGGATGCACTCCGCTCACTGCGAGCGGTATCTGGAGCGGGTCGCGACCGCTCACGATGCCGTCGTCGATGCCAGCGCCAGCTACGTGACGGAGACTGTCCGGGTCGATCACGACCCGGATCGCCTGTCGCCCGACGCCCTCGCGGATCGACTCAGCCGACTCGGCTACACGGCATACAGACGAGACGGGAGCGACGAACCTGCTGGCGAACGGTCGACCCGATCGGTCGGCGACCGGGGCGATGGCGAATCGGATCGACGAGACGAACCGGTCGCTCGCGCCGACGACACCGAATCGCCGTACCGGTCGCGCGAGATGGCTGGCCACCGAAAGCGGCGACACGACGACTCGCTCGCGGTTCGGTACGTCGTCGGCGTCGTTTTCGGTTCGTTCCTCCTCGTCCCGTACGTCGCCATCTTTTACCCGGTGTATCTCGCGGAACTCGTCAGCTGGGGGCCGCTCGCGCTGTACGAGGACGCGTTCGAGTCGCTCGATTCGATCGTCCTCCCGCTGTTTCTCGTCCTCACCGGTGCGGTGATCTACCTGACCGGTGCGCCGCTGGTGCGCGGGGCCGTCGTCGCCATTCGCCTCCGTCGGCCGAACGCCCAGCTCCTCGCCGTGTTGCCCGTCGCCGCGGCGTACGTGTACGCGACGATGGCAGTGCTCGGCGGGCGAAACGACGTCTACTTCGACTTCGCGATCGTGACGGCGACGCTCGTGATGGGTGCCATCTTCTGGGAGGCGAACGTCAAGCGCGACGCCTACGCGCGACTCACCGACCTGACGCGGTCGACCGTCGACGCCGCCAGACGCTACGAGGACGACGGTTCGACCGACGTGGTCGCCGTCGAGCGCTTAAATCCCGGCGATCGCATCCTCGTCAGGCAAGGCGAGCGAATTCCGGTCGACGGGACGCTCGCGGACGGAACGTGTACGGTCGAGGAGGCGATCGTCACCGGCGAATCGCTCCCGCGGCGTCGGTCCGCCGGCGACGCGGTGATCGGCGGTTCGGCGGTCACCGGCGGCGCGGCCGTCGTCTCGGTCGGGGATCGGACGACGAGCCGTCTCGATCGGCTTACGCGGACCGTCTGGAACCTCCAGAGCGCCCGTCACGGGGCGACGGTGCGAGCCGACGCCGTTGCGGAGCGGGTGCTCGCGATCGTCGTCGTCGCGGCCGTCGTCGTCGCGGCGGCGAGCCTGTTCTTCGGGGCCGACGCGTTGGATGCCGCGCGTGCGTCCCTGCTGACCGTTCTCGTCGCGAGCCCCTGGGCCATCGCGTTCGCGACGCCCGTCGCCGTCGCCACGACTATCCGCGAGGCGGCCGAGGCGGGGATCGTCGTCTTCGACGAGACCGTCTTCGACCGACTCCGCGCGGTCGACACCGTCGTCTTCGACAAGACGGGGACGCTCACGACTGGTGAGATGACGGTCGTCGACGCGTGGGGACCCGCGTCGGCGCTAACGGCGGCGGCCGCACTCGAACGACGGGCCGCTCACCCGGCCGGCGAGGCGATCGCTGACGCGTTTTCGCCCGACGGTGACGGCGGCGTCGACGGTCGGACCGCGTCGACGGACGGCGGGGCGGTCTCCGACGACGCCGACCGGGCGCCGACGATCGAGGCGTACGAGGCGCACGCGACGGGTGTCGGCGGCGTCGTCGACGGTCGTCACACCCTGGTCGGCCATCCGACGCTGTTCGACGAGCGGAGGTGGACGGTCGACGGTGACCTCGCCGAACGCGTGGATTCGATCCGCGGTGACGGACTGCTTCCCGTGGTCGTCGGGCGCGACGGCGCGGTCGAGGGCGTGATCGCCGTCGGAGATCGACCCCGCGAGGCGTGGGCGGCGACGATCGACGCGCTCTCAGATCGGGAGGTGATCGTCCTCACCGGCGACGACGAGCGGGCGACGGACTTTCTCGCGCACCACGACGCCGTGGACCGGATTTTCGCCGGGGTGAGCCCGGCGGCGAAGACGGAGACGATTCGTCGCCTTTCGGCCGAGGGTTGCGTCGCGATGGTCGGCGACGGGACGAACGATGCGCCGGCGCTCGCCGCGTCGGACCTCTCGATCTCGCTCGGCGGGGCGAGCGCACTCGCCGCCGACGCGGCGGATTTAGCGCTCGCGAACGACGATCTCCGGGGGGTCGACCGGGCGTTTTCGCTCGCGGAGACGGCCCGCAGGCGCCGACGAGGGGCCCTCGCACTCGCGTTCGTCTACCCGGCCATCGCCGTTCCAGCGGCCGTCGTCGGGGCGGTGAATCCGCTGGTGACGACGGCCGCGATCGTCGCCACCGCGACGGCGATCGTCGTCCACTCGTCGCGTTCGGGTCGGTGA
- a CDS encoding sulfite exporter TauE/SafE family protein, protein MVDVALHGDHGTSAVTDHADLAVFLVIGLLAGAHCLGMCGPLVTAYGDRMAAKKPGRRTDDLSLFEVRQHLLFNLGRTASYALIGGLAALLGAVAFASMDATVAMGDRVRATTGILVGIAILASGLYYVRGRAGVPGHDLPVIGAVFARVSGVLTARIDRLAAGPGIALLGSVHGLLPCPIIYPAYLYAFALGDPLRGALSLAVLGLGTIPTLFFYGTLLSSIGPKSRVRLHRALGVAFLVLGYVPLQHGLMLYGIHLPHPPLPFYQPL, encoded by the coding sequence ATGGTCGACGTCGCCCTCCACGGCGACCACGGGACGTCGGCGGTGACCGACCACGCGGACCTGGCGGTCTTTCTCGTAATCGGACTGCTCGCCGGCGCCCACTGTCTGGGGATGTGCGGCCCGCTCGTGACCGCCTACGGCGATCGCATGGCGGCCAAAAAACCCGGTCGGCGAACCGACGACCTCTCGCTCTTCGAGGTGCGCCAGCACCTGCTGTTCAACCTGGGTCGGACGGCGAGTTACGCCCTCATCGGGGGTCTCGCCGCGCTCCTCGGCGCGGTGGCGTTCGCCTCGATGGACGCCACGGTCGCGATGGGCGATCGGGTTCGCGCGACGACGGGCATCCTGGTCGGAATCGCCATTCTCGCCAGCGGGCTCTACTACGTCCGCGGGCGGGCCGGCGTCCCCGGCCACGACCTTCCGGTGATCGGCGCGGTCTTCGCGCGCGTATCGGGCGTCCTCACGGCGCGGATCGATCGGCTGGCCGCTGGTCCCGGCATCGCCCTCCTCGGCTCCGTCCACGGCCTGCTCCCGTGTCCGATCATCTACCCGGCCTACCTCTACGCGTTCGCGCTGGGCGATCCGCTTCGTGGCGCGCTCTCGCTCGCCGTCCTCGGCCTCGGAACCATCCCGACGCTCTTTTTCTACGGAACGCTCTTGAGTTCGATCGGCCCGAAGAGTCGGGTCCGCCTCCACCGCGCGCTCGGCGTGGCGTTTCTCGTCCTCGGCTACGTCCCGCTCCAGCACGGCCTGATGCTCTACGGGATCCACCTGCCACACCCGCCGCTGCCGTTCTACCAGCCGCTGTAG
- a CDS encoding enoyl-CoA hydratase/isomerase family protein: protein MGSIRVERHDDEPVATVVIANPERRNAISREDARALADAFREIDADEAIRGAILTGEGSAFCAGLDLTTVEGEPSADLVDRSFHAAVREIATCSVPVVARVDGPAVGAGASLAVACDLVFAAEDARIGFSFTKIGLTADTGATWTLPRLVGAQTAFDLLASGRILDAPEAADLGLVTETASADELDALVDRRATALANGPTRAISAIRRLLRRANANTIEEHLELEAGAQIDTYHTADSTEGVLAFTENRDPEFEGR from the coding sequence ATGGGATCCATCCGCGTCGAACGCCACGACGACGAGCCCGTCGCGACGGTCGTCATCGCGAATCCGGAGCGACGAAACGCCATCTCCCGCGAGGACGCGCGGGCGCTCGCCGACGCGTTCCGAGAGATCGACGCCGACGAGGCGATCCGCGGGGCGATACTCACCGGCGAGGGGAGCGCGTTCTGCGCCGGTCTCGACCTCACCACCGTCGAGGGAGAACCCTCGGCGGATCTCGTCGATCGAAGCTTCCACGCCGCGGTGCGCGAGATCGCCACCTGTTCGGTCCCCGTCGTCGCCCGGGTCGACGGGCCGGCCGTCGGGGCTGGCGCGTCGCTCGCGGTCGCCTGCGACCTCGTCTTCGCGGCCGAGGACGCTCGCATCGGCTTTTCGTTCACGAAGATCGGACTCACGGCGGATACGGGCGCCACCTGGACCTTGCCCCGACTCGTCGGCGCGCAGACGGCGTTCGACCTGCTCGCCTCCGGGCGAATTCTAGACGCACCCGAAGCGGCCGACCTCGGCCTCGTGACGGAGACCGCGTCGGCCGACGAACTGGACGCGCTCGTCGACAGACGGGCGACCGCTCTCGCGAACGGACCCACGCGCGCCATCTCCGCGATACGCCGACTCCTCCGGCGGGCCAACGCCAACACGATTGAAGAGCACCTCGAACTCGAAGCCGGCGCCCAGATCGACACCTATCACACCGCGGATTCGACCGAGGGGGTGCTCGCATTTACCGAGAATCGCGACCCCGAGTTCGAAGGGCGGTGA
- a CDS encoding ABC transporter permease: MDLPTLLRKEALTVRRNVGLFVVLLILIPAMLAGVTGVYERTIPEDVPVGVVAADEETTDEELAVVRTGVRFFATPVSYDSMDEAKAGLEREEVYLVIEVPSGLSEEGEPANFTVVSDRTIVPFSEPANMSANILDSELDRQFPADVSVEQERMNEDRVLTEYLMAAALVAFIFVYAMVFVPYQVRGERLVLDRLQTTSRLETVVASKVLFYGALTTVPVVSVGLVGRWMGFDMAILSPLTLVTVALTFVFLSAVGLAILFALRLGRSALFANVGLVFGLVGLSSLVYPVGFFSTTRKAIARALPTHYATITTRSGMLRDTPATLYADYVLILLGSALAGLFVCWLSIQYYTRRR; this comes from the coding sequence GTGGATCTCCCGACGCTGCTTCGCAAGGAGGCGCTGACCGTCCGACGGAACGTCGGGCTGTTCGTGGTCCTCCTGATCCTCATTCCGGCGATGCTCGCCGGCGTCACCGGCGTCTACGAACGGACGATCCCCGAGGACGTTCCCGTCGGCGTCGTCGCGGCCGACGAGGAGACGACCGACGAGGAACTGGCCGTCGTTCGGACCGGTGTCAGATTCTTCGCGACACCGGTGAGTTACGACTCGATGGACGAGGCGAAAGCGGGACTCGAACGCGAGGAGGTATACCTCGTCATCGAGGTGCCGTCGGGACTGTCGGAGGAGGGCGAACCGGCGAACTTCACCGTCGTCTCCGACCGGACGATCGTTCCCTTCTCCGAGCCGGCAAACATGTCGGCGAACATCTTAGACTCCGAGCTCGACCGGCAGTTCCCGGCGGACGTCTCCGTCGAACAGGAGCGGATGAACGAAGATCGCGTCCTGACGGAGTACCTGATGGCGGCCGCGCTGGTAGCGTTCATCTTCGTCTACGCGATGGTCTTCGTACCGTACCAGGTTCGCGGCGAGCGGCTGGTGTTAGATCGGCTCCAGACCACCTCGCGTCTCGAGACGGTCGTCGCCAGCAAAGTCCTCTTCTACGGAGCGTTGACGACGGTTCCGGTGGTGAGCGTCGGTCTGGTCGGACGGTGGATGGGCTTCGACATGGCGATTCTCTCGCCGTTGACCCTCGTGACCGTCGCGCTGACGTTCGTCTTCCTCTCGGCGGTCGGCCTGGCGATTCTGTTCGCGCTTCGACTCGGTCGGTCGGCGCTGTTCGCCAACGTCGGACTCGTCTTCGGGCTGGTCGGCCTCTCGAGTCTGGTCTATCCGGTCGGGTTCTTCTCGACGACGCGAAAGGCCATCGCCCGCGCGCTGCCGACGCACTACGCGACCATCACCACTCGAAGCGGTATGTTACGCGATACGCCGGCCACGCTGTACGCCGACTACGTCCTCATACTGCTCGGATCGGCCCTCGCGGGCCTGTTCGTTTGCTGGCTATCGATCCAGTACTACACGCGGAGGCGATGA